The Rhodoflexus caldus genome has a window encoding:
- a CDS encoding HlyD family secretion protein, with amino-acid sequence MLGISGNKEIDENIAKKFLSTSDVLLMPKAAKALAYWLAGIGTIFFIVLFLPWQQNIMADGNVTALTPQDRPQTVESAIAGRIRSWHVREGQQVKKGDTILVLEEIKEKYFDPELLKRMAEQIQGKEEAILGYQGKIESYQAQISALQQALDLNLAQQNNKIKQTRLKVSIDSADLEAEKVNLLIAKRQYEAGEVLEKQGLIALITLESRRSKLQESNAKIVSAENKYLQSQQELVNTQIELNAKRAEYLEKISKARSDLNDAISGLANAQADLAKLKNEYANMKIRNEQYVCRAPQDGMVVKALKAGIGETIKEQEAVVTIMPANPEVAVELYIKPMDVPLLSIGRKVRLEFDGWPAIQFSGWPSVAVGTFGGEIAVIDAVDSKAGKYRILVKPDPKDDPWPKQLRQGSGVLGWAMLDDVPVWYEIWRQLNGFPPSLKEAPEDAAGKSDDKKK; translated from the coding sequence ATGTTAGGTATTTCAGGCAATAAGGAAATAGATGAAAACATCGCCAAAAAATTTCTAAGCACCTCTGATGTATTACTCATGCCAAAGGCCGCCAAAGCACTTGCTTATTGGTTGGCAGGCATCGGCACTATCTTCTTTATTGTTCTCTTTCTGCCTTGGCAGCAGAATATTATGGCAGACGGCAACGTAACGGCCTTAACTCCGCAAGACCGCCCGCAAACAGTAGAGTCGGCTATTGCGGGGCGTATTCGCTCTTGGCACGTGCGCGAAGGACAGCAAGTGAAAAAAGGCGACACCATTTTGGTGCTGGAAGAAATCAAAGAAAAATACTTTGACCCCGAACTGCTCAAAAGAATGGCCGAGCAGATTCAGGGTAAAGAAGAAGCTATTTTGGGCTATCAAGGAAAAATAGAAAGCTATCAAGCCCAAATTAGCGCCTTGCAGCAGGCCTTAGACCTCAATCTGGCGCAGCAAAACAACAAAATCAAGCAAACTCGGCTCAAAGTATCCATTGACAGCGCCGACTTGGAAGCAGAAAAAGTAAACCTGCTGATTGCAAAGAGACAATATGAAGCGGGCGAAGTGCTGGAAAAACAGGGGCTTATAGCACTGATTACGCTCGAATCGCGGCGCAGCAAATTGCAGGAATCCAATGCTAAAATCGTATCGGCTGAAAACAAATACCTGCAATCGCAACAGGAACTTGTCAATACACAAATCGAGCTTAATGCTAAACGCGCCGAGTATCTGGAAAAAATATCCAAAGCCCGTTCAGACCTGAACGACGCCATCTCAGGGCTTGCCAATGCGCAGGCAGATTTGGCAAAACTCAAAAATGAGTATGCCAACATGAAAATCCGCAATGAGCAATACGTTTGTCGCGCCCCTCAGGACGGGATGGTCGTAAAAGCCCTCAAAGCAGGTATCGGTGAAACCATCAAGGAACAAGAAGCCGTTGTTACCATCATGCCTGCCAACCCCGAGGTTGCCGTGGAGCTGTACATCAAACCCATGGACGTGCCCCTGCTTTCAATCGGCAGAAAGGTGCGCTTAGAGTTTGACGGTTGGCCTGCCATTCAGTTTTCAGGATGGCCGAGCGTAGCCGTGGGTACTTTTGGCGGCGAAATAGCCGTGATAGATGCGGTGGACAGCAAAGCGGGTAAGTATCGCATTCTGGTAAAACCTGACCCCAAAGATGACCCATGGCCGAAACAACTGCGCCAAGGTTCCGGCGTATTGGGCTGGGCAATGCTTGACGACGTGCCTGTATGGTATGAAATATGGCGACAGTTGAACGGCTTCCCGCCAAGCCTGAAAGAAGCCCCTGAGGATGCAGCAGGAAAGAGCGATGACAAGAAAAAGTAA
- a CDS encoding peptidase domain-containing ABC transporter → MNSTQFVPIIKRLAELTNHGNKLFNFNDRYANILDCGSDLDRFIDLLGDKSEQIEMALLRNVLPKDKIGLLLKSANVPMLVFIRQNDTWQPLIVFKNKAGFFEGYYYESDGREVHLEVIPNVENFTFGTDKNGNVIYLLAFPRTSLLSEREKSYEEARHLSPMQRMFRLLRLEQRDIWYVYFYAVIIAAISLTLPLGVQAIMELVSGGVIFSSIVLIIAFVIIGVIASGVLQILQYHIVEVIQRRIFVKAAFEFSYRIPNVRTEAVTQYYTPELMNRFFDILTIQKSLPKLLIDLASSVLQIAFGILLLSFYHPAFLVFGVALIGILAAIFYFTGPEGLRTSIIESKYKYKVVHWLEELARSVEAFKLAGHTTLPLNKTENLVNNYLYYRKKHFKVLMTQFGNIVGFKTIVTGGLLIIGVSLVINRQILIGQFVASEIVIILILAAVEKVILSMSTVYDMLTATDKVGHVTDLPVERQTGIALPHTISAGLSVRIKDLKYQYPDSHKSVLNGINLDIASGERVCLSGFNSSGKDTLVRVLSGILDNYEGVVAFNNISLRDINLNTLRDMVASNFAIDNIFEGTILDNITMGKTSVALDDVIWALEKVGLSDFVNELPNGLQTELIAGAKSWPSSIHVRLTLARCIAERPQLLILNDFFSVLQKDEKRKLLNFLTDRSNPWTLLLISNDPVLMEACDRNIILKEGKVHLQGTFSELKQHPEYQQVVLNC, encoded by the coding sequence ATGAATTCAACTCAATTTGTACCAATAATCAAACGACTTGCGGAACTAACCAACCATGGCAACAAACTATTTAACTTCAACGACCGCTATGCCAATATTCTGGACTGTGGTTCCGATTTAGACCGATTTATTGATTTGCTGGGCGACAAAAGCGAGCAAATAGAAATGGCACTACTCCGAAACGTATTGCCTAAGGATAAAATCGGCTTGTTGCTCAAATCGGCCAACGTCCCGATGCTCGTGTTTATCCGGCAAAATGACACTTGGCAGCCGCTGATTGTATTTAAGAACAAAGCAGGCTTTTTTGAGGGCTACTACTACGAGTCAGACGGTCGGGAAGTTCATTTGGAAGTAATTCCCAACGTTGAAAACTTCACTTTCGGCACCGATAAAAACGGCAACGTTATTTATCTGTTAGCTTTTCCGCGTACTTCCCTGCTGTCGGAGCGTGAAAAAAGTTATGAAGAAGCCCGCCATCTTTCCCCGATGCAACGCATGTTTCGGCTGCTGCGGCTCGAGCAACGCGATATATGGTATGTTTACTTCTACGCCGTCATTATTGCCGCAATCAGCCTTACGCTGCCTCTGGGCGTACAGGCCATCATGGAGCTTGTATCGGGCGGTGTTATTTTCAGTTCAATTGTACTCATTATTGCCTTTGTTATTATCGGTGTGATTGCCTCAGGCGTATTGCAGATTTTGCAATACCACATTGTAGAGGTTATTCAGCGGCGGATTTTTGTCAAAGCAGCCTTTGAGTTCAGCTATCGCATACCCAATGTGCGCACCGAAGCCGTAACCCAATACTACACACCCGAACTCATGAACCGCTTTTTTGACATTCTCACAATTCAGAAAAGCCTTCCCAAGCTGTTGATAGACTTGGCGAGTTCTGTATTGCAAATTGCCTTTGGCATACTGCTCCTTTCGTTCTATCACCCCGCATTCCTTGTTTTCGGGGTTGCTTTAATCGGTATTTTGGCTGCTATTTTCTACTTCACCGGCCCCGAGGGTCTTCGCACCAGCATCATTGAATCCAAATACAAATACAAAGTAGTACACTGGCTCGAGGAGCTTGCCCGCAGCGTAGAGGCCTTCAAATTAGCAGGCCATACCACGCTGCCTCTCAACAAAACGGAAAACTTGGTGAACAACTACCTGTACTACCGCAAAAAGCACTTCAAAGTGCTGATGACACAGTTCGGCAATATTGTAGGCTTCAAAACGATTGTAACAGGCGGCTTGCTCATCATCGGGGTTTCGTTAGTTATCAACCGCCAAATTCTGATAGGACAATTCGTAGCTTCCGAAATTGTAATCATCCTGATTTTGGCAGCCGTAGAAAAAGTCATTCTGAGCATGAGCACGGTGTATGACATGCTGACGGCTACCGATAAGGTAGGCCATGTAACCGACCTGCCCGTTGAGCGGCAAACAGGTATTGCCCTGCCGCACACCATCAGCGCCGGTTTGTCTGTTCGCATCAAAGACCTCAAATACCAATACCCGGACAGCCATAAATCGGTGCTCAACGGCATCAACTTAGACATTGCCTCCGGAGAAAGGGTCTGCCTGTCAGGCTTTAACAGCTCCGGCAAGGATACGCTGGTACGCGTGCTTTCCGGTATTCTGGATAACTACGAAGGGGTAGTTGCCTTCAACAATATCTCACTGCGCGACATCAACCTGAATACCCTTCGCGACATGGTGGCATCCAACTTCGCTATTGACAACATTTTTGAAGGAACCATTCTGGACAATATTACAATGGGCAAGACCTCTGTTGCACTGGATGATGTCATCTGGGCTTTGGAAAAAGTCGGCCTTTCCGATTTTGTCAATGAACTTCCCAACGGCTTACAAACAGAGTTGATAGCAGGTGCTAAATCATGGCCAAGCAGTATTCACGTGCGACTGACGCTTGCTCGCTGCATAGCGGAACGCCCGCAACTACTTATTTTGAACGATTTCTTTTCGGTATTGCAGAAAGACGAAAAACGCAAACTGCTTAACTTCCTCACCGACCGCTCCAACCCGTGGACATTGTTGCTTATCTCCAATGACCCTGTACTGATGGAAGCCTGCGACCGAAATATCATTCTCAAAGAGGGGAAAGTACATCTGCAAGGCACATTCAGCGAACTGAAACAGCACCCCGAGTATCAGCAAGTAGTATTGAATTGTTAA
- a CDS encoding sugar phosphate isomerase/epimerase family protein — MDTKRRDFIKQFAGLTALSAAGIWTVGCTGSTKEESTGQDSTATAATTAIVKPPFFKISLAEWSLHKMIMAKELDNLDFPLKAKNDFGIDAVEYVSFLFKDKAKDSAYLAELKKRCDDNGVTSVLIMVDAEGNMGDSDAKKRKQAVENHYKWVEAAKFLGCHSIRVNAYGEGSAEEVKKAVIDGLSQLTEFGMKHDINVIVENHGGYSSNGKWLSEVIGTVNKNLNTNRCGTLPDFGNFCLKYKNGKWEDGCEEEYDRYTGVSELMPFAKGVSAKSYDFDEQGNETKMDYKRLLQIVKDAGYTGYIGIEYEGNRLSEVEGIRATKALLERLGRELVI; from the coding sequence ATGGATACAAAACGTCGCGATTTTATCAAGCAATTTGCCGGATTGACCGCACTGAGTGCCGCCGGCATTTGGACAGTAGGTTGCACAGGCAGTACCAAAGAGGAAAGCACCGGACAGGACTCCACTGCTACCGCAGCAACAACCGCTATTGTCAAGCCTCCGTTTTTCAAAATTTCACTAGCCGAGTGGTCGCTCCACAAAATGATTATGGCCAAAGAATTAGACAACCTTGACTTCCCGCTCAAAGCCAAAAACGATTTTGGTATAGATGCGGTTGAGTATGTCAGTTTCCTGTTTAAAGACAAAGCCAAAGACTCCGCCTATCTTGCCGAGTTGAAAAAGCGCTGCGACGACAACGGTGTTACCAGCGTACTCATTATGGTAGATGCGGAAGGAAATATGGGCGACTCGGATGCCAAAAAACGCAAGCAGGCAGTAGAAAACCACTACAAATGGGTAGAAGCCGCCAAGTTTCTGGGCTGCCATTCCATACGCGTAAACGCTTACGGCGAAGGCAGCGCAGAGGAGGTGAAAAAAGCCGTTATAGACGGCCTGAGCCAACTCACCGAATTTGGCATGAAACACGACATCAATGTTATTGTGGAAAACCACGGCGGCTACTCTTCCAACGGCAAGTGGTTGTCGGAAGTCATTGGTACGGTTAATAAAAACCTCAACACCAATCGCTGCGGCACTTTGCCCGATTTCGGCAATTTCTGCCTCAAATACAAAAACGGCAAATGGGAAGATGGCTGCGAAGAAGAATATGACCGCTACACGGGCGTAAGCGAGCTCATGCCTTTTGCCAAAGGCGTAAGCGCCAAGTCCTATGATTTTGATGAGCAAGGCAATGAAACCAAAATGGACTATAAACGCCTGTTGCAAATCGTAAAAGATGCGGGCTACACCGGATACATCGGCATTGAATATGAAGGCAACCGATTGTCGGAAGTAGAAGGCATCCGCGCAACCAAAGCACTGTTGGAAAGACTGGGCAGAGAATTGGTAATCTAA
- a CDS encoding zinc-dependent metalloprotease: MRLFASAQLKMLLLFCTAFYGGHMYAQSLPSIASKTAGMKKYEGFFNFWIDEAQGKLWLEVDKWDTEFLYINSLPGGLGSNDIGLDRGQLGEERIVKFHRVGKKVLLVQPNYRYRAVTNQANEKRAVEESFAQSALWGFTAEAADGNKVLIDATDFLLRDSHKVAETIRRMRQGSYRPDASRSALYLPRTKNFPLNTEMEATITFVGGEDAGNFVQSVVPSPEAITLRTHHSFVQLPDNQYQPRVLDPRSSYMSVSFYDYSTPVTEPIEKHYIVRHRLEKKDPNAAVSEPVKPIVYYLDNGTPEPIRTALLEGARWWAKAFEAAGFKNAFRVEILPEGADMMDVRYNVIQWVHRSTRGWSYGASVVDPRTGEIIKGHVSLGSLRVRQDYLIFTGLLSPFEKGEKPSEKMLNAALHRLRQLSAHEVGHTLGLMHNYAASTNNRASVMDYPHPWIKLDKNGDLDFGDVYTDEIGEWDKVSITYGYQTFPKGTDDAAASRRYLDEVFAKGMRYISDRDARAPGGMHPYAHLWDNGTDAADELRNVLAVRKKALDKFSEKAVREGEPLAFLEDVLVPVYNYHRYQAEAAVKLIGGVDYTYALRGDNQTVTQILDVKQQQKALDAVLECIKPETLTLPERIVAMIPPRPANYAFTRELFNKRTGLLFDPLAAAEAAADLPLGLLFHPERASRLVLLEARGSGLGLSSVIDQVINATWKATRQSGLAAQIQLQTEQMVLTHLLALSVNESANYQARAVVSKKLNDLRTYLQGNRLSKNIESIFGSGNQMNEHYLAHIDYALERMKAPEKAKVSTHKELPPGAPIGCGE; this comes from the coding sequence ATGCGTCTGTTTGCATCTGCTCAATTAAAAATGCTGTTACTCTTTTGTACCGCTTTTTACGGCGGACATATGTATGCCCAATCGCTGCCCTCTATTGCCTCCAAAACGGCAGGCATGAAAAAGTACGAAGGCTTTTTCAACTTTTGGATAGATGAGGCACAAGGTAAACTTTGGTTAGAAGTGGACAAATGGGATACAGAGTTTCTCTATATCAATTCGCTGCCGGGCGGGCTTGGCAGCAACGACATCGGCTTAGACCGCGGGCAGTTAGGCGAAGAGCGCATTGTGAAATTCCATCGCGTAGGCAAAAAAGTGCTGCTCGTGCAGCCCAACTATCGCTACCGCGCCGTTACCAATCAGGCAAACGAAAAGCGGGCAGTGGAAGAATCATTTGCACAAAGTGCCCTCTGGGGCTTCACGGCCGAAGCGGCAGACGGCAACAAGGTGTTGATTGATGCCACCGACTTCTTGCTGCGCGACTCGCACAAAGTGGCGGAAACCATCCGCCGGATGCGGCAGGGTAGCTACCGCCCCGATGCTTCGCGCTCGGCGTTGTATTTGCCCCGCACCAAAAATTTCCCGCTCAATACCGAAATGGAAGCCACGATTACCTTCGTCGGCGGTGAAGATGCGGGCAACTTTGTACAGTCAGTAGTGCCTTCGCCCGAAGCCATCACGCTGCGCACACACCATTCGTTCGTGCAACTGCCCGACAACCAGTACCAGCCGCGAGTATTAGACCCGCGCTCCAGCTACATGTCGGTGTCGTTTTATGATTACAGCACACCCGTTACCGAACCAATAGAAAAGCATTACATCGTTCGCCACCGCTTAGAAAAGAAAGACCCCAACGCAGCAGTGAGCGAACCCGTTAAGCCGATTGTTTATTACTTGGACAACGGCACGCCCGAACCCATCCGCACGGCTCTGCTGGAAGGTGCACGCTGGTGGGCAAAAGCCTTTGAGGCAGCAGGTTTCAAAAATGCTTTTCGGGTGGAAATATTGCCCGAAGGTGCGGACATGATGGATGTGCGCTACAACGTCATTCAGTGGGTGCATCGCTCTACCCGCGGATGGAGCTACGGCGCTTCGGTGGTAGACCCGCGCACGGGCGAAATTATCAAAGGGCACGTATCGCTCGGTTCGCTGCGGGTGCGGCAGGACTACCTGATTTTTACGGGCTTGCTTTCCCCCTTTGAAAAAGGCGAAAAACCTTCAGAAAAAATGCTCAACGCCGCCTTGCACCGCTTGCGGCAACTTTCGGCACACGAGGTAGGGCATACACTGGGGCTAATGCACAACTACGCTGCCAGCACCAACAACCGCGCTTCGGTGATGGACTATCCCCACCCTTGGATTAAGTTAGACAAAAACGGCGACTTGGATTTCGGCGATGTTTACACCGACGAAATCGGCGAATGGGACAAAGTCAGCATCACCTATGGCTATCAGACCTTCCCCAAAGGAACGGACGATGCAGCCGCTTCGCGCCGCTATTTGGACGAAGTGTTCGCCAAAGGTATGCGCTACATTTCTGACCGCGACGCACGCGCACCCGGCGGTATGCACCCCTACGCGCACCTGTGGGACAACGGAACGGATGCTGCCGATGAGTTGCGCAACGTGTTAGCCGTTCGGAAAAAAGCCTTAGACAAGTTTTCGGAAAAAGCCGTGCGAGAAGGCGAACCACTGGCGTTTTTGGAAGATGTACTTGTGCCTGTTTACAACTATCACCGCTATCAGGCAGAGGCAGCCGTTAAGCTCATCGGCGGTGTGGATTATACCTATGCCTTGCGCGGCGATAACCAAACCGTAACGCAAATTTTGGATGTCAAGCAACAGCAAAAGGCATTAGATGCAGTGCTGGAATGTATCAAACCCGAAACGCTCACCTTGCCGGAGCGCATCGTAGCCATGATTCCGCCGCGCCCTGCCAATTATGCTTTCACCCGCGAACTGTTCAACAAGCGCACAGGGCTGTTGTTTGACCCGCTGGCAGCTGCCGAAGCCGCCGCCGATTTGCCGCTGGGATTGCTGTTCCATCCTGAGCGCGCCAGCCGATTGGTGCTGTTGGAAGCACGCGGCAGCGGTTTAGGGCTTAGTTCGGTAATAGACCAAGTCATCAATGCCACATGGAAAGCTACCCGCCAAAGCGGACTTGCCGCACAAATTCAGTTGCAAACCGAACAAATGGTGCTTACGCACTTGCTGGCACTCAGCGTAAACGAAAGCGCCAACTATCAGGCGCGGGCAGTGGTAAGCAAAAAACTCAACGACCTGCGTACCTACCTGCAAGGCAACCGCCTTTCCAAAAATATTGAATCTATTTTCGGTAGCGGTAACCAAATGAACGAACATTATTTGGCACACATAGACTATGCACTGGAACGCATGAAAGCCCCCGAAAAAGCAAAAGTCAGCACGCATAAGGAACTGCCGCCCGGTGCGCCTATCGGCTGCGGGGAGTAA
- a CDS encoding polyprenyl synthetase family protein, with product MTLSLDTIKSPIASEMDTFEIRFRDSMRTKVLLLDKIMTYIVKRKGKQMRPMFVFLAAGMCGQINESTHRGAALIELLHTATLVHDDVVDDANYRRGFFSVNALWKNKVAVLVGDYLLSRGLLLSIDHGDFELLRIVSKAVREMSEGELLQMEKARRLDIDEAVYFEIIRQKTATLIASCCAVGAASGGADAATIRQMELFGEKIGIAFQIKDDLFDYGNDEIGKPVGIDIKEKKMTLPLIFALNQADRSVKNHIINLIKNKSDKPKYIAEIIAFVKQSGGIEYARQVMERYFTEAKTILADFADTAYKTAMLQLVEYTIERKK from the coding sequence ATGACGCTCAGTTTAGACACCATCAAGTCGCCCATTGCTTCGGAAATGGATACGTTTGAAATCCGCTTCAGGGATTCCATGCGTACCAAAGTGTTGTTGTTGGACAAGATTATGACTTACATTGTCAAACGCAAGGGCAAACAAATGCGACCGATGTTTGTATTTCTGGCAGCAGGCATGTGCGGACAAATCAACGAGTCCACGCATCGCGGCGCGGCACTCATCGAACTGTTGCACACCGCCACGCTGGTACACGACGATGTGGTGGACGACGCAAACTATCGCCGCGGCTTTTTTTCGGTCAATGCGCTTTGGAAAAACAAAGTAGCCGTGTTGGTCGGCGACTATCTGCTATCGCGAGGGCTGCTGCTTTCCATAGACCACGGCGATTTTGAACTGCTGCGCATCGTTTCTAAGGCAGTGCGCGAAATGAGCGAGGGCGAACTGCTGCAAATGGAAAAAGCCCGCCGCTTGGACATAGACGAGGCTGTGTATTTTGAAATTATCCGACAAAAAACCGCCACGCTGATTGCTTCCTGTTGTGCAGTGGGTGCGGCTTCGGGCGGCGCAGATGCCGCTACCATCCGTCAAATGGAGTTGTTCGGAGAAAAAATCGGCATTGCTTTCCAAATCAAAGATGACTTGTTTGACTACGGCAATGACGAAATCGGCAAACCGGTTGGCATTGACATCAAAGAAAAGAAAATGACGCTGCCGCTGATTTTTGCCCTCAATCAGGCAGACCGTTCGGTAAAAAACCACATCATCAACCTGATTAAAAACAAGTCGGACAAACCCAAATACATTGCCGAAATTATTGCCTTCGTGAAGCAATCGGGCGGTATAGAATACGCCCGCCAAGTGATGGAGCGCTACTTTACCGAAGCAAAGACCATACTGGCAGATTTTGCCGATACAGCCTACAAAACGGCCATGCTGCAATTGGTTGAATATACCATTGAGCGCAAAAAGTGA
- a CDS encoding NADH-quinone oxidoreductase subunit B, translating into MNTLSDLREKTGQGGIILAKADELLNWARLSSMWPLSFGLACCAIEMMGSYASGYDLDRFGVIPRASPRQADVMIVAGTVTFKMADRLRRLYDQMAEPRYVISMGSCSNCGGPYWQHGYHVVKGVDRIVPVDVYVPGCPPRPEALIGGFLKLQEKMRSEQPLPPLLAKALGRKAV; encoded by the coding sequence ATGAATACTCTGTCGGACTTACGGGAAAAAACAGGCCAAGGCGGTATCATCCTCGCCAAAGCCGATGAACTGCTCAACTGGGCGCGTCTTTCCTCTATGTGGCCGCTCAGTTTCGGGTTGGCCTGTTGTGCCATTGAAATGATGGGCAGCTATGCCTCCGGCTACGACTTAGACCGTTTCGGTGTGATTCCCCGCGCATCCCCCCGCCAAGCCGATGTTATGATTGTGGCAGGAACGGTAACTTTCAAAATGGCCGACCGCTTGCGTCGCCTATATGACCAAATGGCCGAGCCCCGCTACGTCATTTCAATGGGGAGTTGCTCCAACTGCGGCGGCCCTTATTGGCAACACGGCTACCACGTGGTTAAAGGTGTGGACAGAATCGTACCCGTAGATGTGTACGTACCCGGCTGTCCGCCGCGCCCCGAAGCACTTATCGGCGGATTTTTGAAGTTACAGGAAAAAATGCGCTCCGAACAACCCCTGCCGCCACTGCTGGCAAAAGCGCTGGGGAGAAAAGCCGTTTAA